The genomic stretch CTGTAAGCCTTTGTTCCAGAAAGTTTTTCTAGTCAACAGTCCTCATAACTGAAAGACGCACATGCaagctcagtcactaagtcgtgtccaactctttgtgactctatggactgtagcccaccaggctcctctatccatggacttctccaggcaagaatactggaactggttgccatgccctcctccaggggatcttcccaagccaggaattgaacccatgtctcttgcatcttctgcattggcaggtggattctttaccactgagccaccagggaaggacccGAAATACAGGTCCCATAGAAACCATAAAGAGAATGGAGTCCAGATTGCGGGAGAAGATGAAGCCGGCCGTGGACGAGATGTTTCCCAAGGGCGCCGGGCCGTATGTGGACCTGGACGAGGCAGGAGGCAGCACTGGGCTCCTGATGGACTTGGCAGCCAATGAAAAGGCAGTTCACGCAGACGTTTTCAATGATTTTGAAGATCTCTTTGACGATGATGATATCCAGTGAGGTGTGTCCAGCGGTGCATTTGGTGAAGCTTCGCCACGTGGTGGTGTGGTGGGTCTCCTTAAAGGACAGTTTCAGGTGGTTCCAGAGAACTTGTGGGAATCGCTAGAATTTAGGAGATGATTAGCCAAGAAAGAGAAGGTTTTAACCATCTGGAGGAGGCCTGTTAAACTCTGAATGTGGCCAGCTTTTGTCCTTAACTTCAGTTAAAATAAAGTGATTACTtgcagggtaaaaaaaaaaaaaaaagagaatggagTCCAGAGGAAAATAACGGTATGGCAAGTGTTGTGTGTGCCTGTGGGGCTCTGGCTCAGTGTGATTTTTCTGTGTGCCTCAGGAGTTCCTGTCAGGCTTTGTTCTCGTTTCCCAACATGTTTGACCAGAGCTGCTCTTGCCTCAGTGAGGGACTATCTGCTCTTTGTCCCCTAGTAGGACATAGAGGACaatgtatgtcttccttggacaAATAAGAAAACTTGGTCAGGAGGCAGAAAGTACAGTGGTGGGAGTGGTAACTGTTTATTCTTGGGAGTCTAATTGaattttagagaaataatttGCATAATATTAAATGATTTGCATACAGATGGGACTAAGACATTCCAGGAGACCCTTCTTTacttttcctccctcccacctctaccGTTTCCAGTCCAAGGTCGCACAGTCAAGTTGAGGCCAGTCAGAGAGTCCCTCCTAGGTAGCCCTCACCTCTGGCAGCTGGGAAAAAAAGATACCAAGACAAGAGGTTTAATAATGTCACCTTAATGATATGTAATTTTAACTGAAAGATTTACTACTTCTAAGAGTCAGATTATGAAATATCATTGGCACTTGCTCACCACTGCAAATACTATTCATGATATTTTTGACTGGGCTGCCACTGAGCAAGAATGAAGTTGTTTGTAAAGCTATTCTGAAAGAGTCTGCAAGCTATATGGTGGCAGCACCTCTCCCATTTAATTTTTTGGTTACAGCAACCCTTTGGttgttacagaaaaatataaacatatattttctcCTATAGCCCTCAGCACAGGTCTGCGGTTGTCAGGCCTGGCCCTGGGATACCATCAAGTTCTTCTGATAGGCTCTAAAACTCATATCAGCAGTGGAAGAGAATTAGCTACCATATCCTGACAAAAGAAAGTTCTAGAAATCACCAGGAATTTCCCAATGCTAGAAGTAGGAAGCAGAGGATCCAGGTCACAGGGAATGGGCATAGGGTTGCTCAGGAACTGAGCATGAAGGAAAACCAGACAGATGGGGAAGAGGCCCTTAATGAGTTTCAATGTCCTGCCAGATGGGGCAAATTCTAGGATCTTAAGGGTTAGGTGAAGGCCAAACCTTCTTGTGAGCTAAAACATGTCTACAGCTAGACCAAGAGGCAGACCAGGGAGACCGAGATAAGGGCTTAAATCTTCAGGAGAACCAGAGTGGGATACAAAGGCAGGAACCTGGGTCAGCAGTCAACTATATTCAAACACCTGAagaattagctttttaaaaaatcaagttgaTGGCATCACTTGCTAGCAATAAAGCTACCTGGGTAACATTGTCTCCAACAGTCCTAAGGGGCCATCAGATCCCTAATCAGCTATTAATTAAAACTTTGATATCTGaaagggcaagaaaaaaaaaggtggggggtcATCTATTAGAAAGACCAGAATCCAGAACAATGACAACTATAAATGCTGAcaaggatgtgaagcaacaggaactctcattcattgctggtgggaatgcaaaatggttcaGCCAGTTTTGAAGAccatttggcagtttcttaaaaaactaaacatatgcctactgtatgatccagcaatcatgtTCCTTGGTATTTACGCAAAAGAGCTGAAAACACATCAATACAGAAACCGgaacatggatgtttatagcaacattattcataatcatTCAAACTTGGAAGCGAGTGTCCATCAAGAGGTGTGTggacaaaatggaatattactcagccataaagaagaatgcatttgagtcagttctaatgaggtggatgaagctagaacctattatacagagtgaagtaagtcagaaagagaaaaataaatgttgcattctaacgcatatatacggaatctagaaaaacggcactgaagaatttatttacagggaaacaatggagaaacagacataatagaaaatagacttatggacatggggagagggaagaagggggtgaggtgtatggaaagagtaacatggaagcttacactaccatatgtaaaatagatagccaacagaaatttgctgtatggctcaggaaactcaaacaggggctctgtaccaacctagaggggtgggatggggagggagaagggagggaggttcaaaaggaaggggatacatgtatacctatggctgattcatgttgaggtttgacagaaaacagcaaaattctgtaaagcaattatccttcaataaaaaattttaaaaaattttttcaaaaaaagaggTGTATAGACAAATAACCTACAGCACATCaggacagtggaatattattcagcactaaaaaggaatgccttttcatgctgttcatggggttctcaaggcaagaatactgaagtggtttgccattcccttctcccgtggaccacattctgtcagacctctccaccatgacccatccatcttgggtggccccacatggcatgacttagtttcattgagttagacaaggctgtggtccgtgtgatcagattggctagttgtctgtgattgtggtttcagtcagtctgccctctgatgtcctctctcagtgcctactgtcttacttgggtttctcttaccttatatgcagagtacatcataagaaacactgggctggaggaagcacaagctggaatcaagattgccaggagaaatatcaataacctcagttacacagatgacaccacccttatggcagaaagtgaagaagaattaaagagcctcttgatgaaagtgaaagaagagagtgaaaaagttggcttaaagctcaacattcagaaaactaagatcatggcatctggtcccatcacttcatggcaaatagatggggaaacagtggaaatagcagctgactttatttttctgggcttcaaaatcactgcagatggtgattgcagccatgaaattaaaagacacttgctccttggaaggaaagttatgaccaacctagatagcatattaaaaagcagagacattactttgtcagcaaaggtccgtctagtcaagactatggtttttccagtggtcatgtatggatgtgagagttggactataaagaaagctgagtgccgaagaattgatgcttttgaagtgtggtgtttgagaagactcttgagagtcccttggactgcaaagagatccaaccagtccatcctaaaggagatcagtcctgaatcttcatcggaaggactgatgttgaagctgaaactccaatactttggccacctgatgcaaagtgttgactcatttgaaaagaccctgatgctgggaaagattgagggcaggaggagaaagggacaacagaggatgagatggttggatggcatcaccaactcaatggacatgggtttgggtagactccaggagttggtggcggacagggaggcctggcatgctgcagttcatggggtcacaaagagtcggacatgactgagcgactgaactgaaaaaggaaTGAGCAACCAAGCtatgaaaagacagaggaaccttaaatgcatattactaagtgaaagaagccaatctgaaaagactactTGATTCCAGCTATGTatagctggaaaaggcaaaactatggagacacaAAAAGATTAACAGTTGCCGCTAAGGGTGGAAGGGAAGGAATAagtagagcacagaggatttttagggcagtgaaaattgTCTATGGGACATTGTAATGATGGATATATATTTCATACTTGTGCATTTCCAAAACCATAGAATGCACAACACTAAGAAAACAAAAGGGTCTTTTAATCTGGAGAATTATTGTTGGCTAGAAAGTGCTCTGCACAGTCAAGAGACTTTGGTTCTTACTATGATTCTGCCACTTACCAGCTTTGTGACACTGGGCAAGTCCCTCACCTCTGTAgacctcaatttccttttttgtatCAAGTGAAATGAATACTTACAGATAGGAAATATCAAAGGTAGTTAGAAACAAAGAACTCCAAATTATTCAATTGAAAAAGTGATTGTGTCACTACATAAAAACCCTCATGGTTCTTTCTTTAGGACAAGCCCCACAACCACTCAGCATTTGTCATTCTTTCTGGAAGGTGACTTTCAGGAGACTTCTGTTAGACTGGCAGCCTTCTCCTAAGCAAACCTTTTTTAGAGTACAGAGGAATAACAGTTTATCCATGCATTCAGATCACTACATTGAGTCTTTAATTCTTACCCCAATTAAGCATTTTCTTATAAAGGGCATATACTGCATGGGGCTGCCAACTAAAAAAAATGTCACTCATCACCCAGTCCTATGGGGATTAATTTATTAGCCACTGCACTCACTGACCTTCAGGAATGAGGCAATCAGGGAAACTGGCAGAAcaaggccttcagatagttattttcaggagaaaattttatCATTCACAATTCCTGCAGCTCCTGATCCTTAGAAAAGCACCAAGACCATTAACTAAGACAGctgttccttgtgactagcagcaaCCTTATACGGTGATATGCTTTATTGTATGCACCCTTCATCAAAATCACATATAGGCTGACTGCTCCCCTGGTCTTCgaagcagttcctcagagctctctgagaggctgtctctcaagccatgaagtgaagtgaaagttgctcagtcgtgtccaactctgtggccaggctcctctgtccaaggaattctactggagtgggttgccatttccttctccaggggatcttactgacccagggatcgaacctgggttcctgcactgcagggagattgtttaccatctgagccaccagggaagtccctttcaaGCTATACCCCTCAGTAAGTCCTCCAACAAAACTGAAACTCGCAGCTCTTCGCAGCTCTCACGTTGGGCCTTTTTTTAATCAGTCGACGTAACAGTTGAAGAGGGTAGTGTGCTGGAGTTGGCCAAGgagtcagagacctgggttctagtcCCAGATCttaaataaaatgctaaattATGTGAAGTTATTTAGCCTCTACTTCTtagatttctcatctgtaacctgatgatcatcacaataataattataataacagcAGCTATCATTTGTTAACACCTACAATGGTCAGAAGTAGAAAAACGAAGACCCACAAAAGGTTTTCCTTTATCCAAGGTCACCAACTAAGAGTGAGATTCAAGCCCAGGTCCTTCTGGCTTCAAAacacatgtttctttttttcccccattattcCACATTGTCTCCCATTAAGTAAGCTAGAGAACCTCCAAGGTCCCTTCCAAATCTGACATTCCAGCATTTTATGAGCCAAAGGTTCACTTTACATGTACTCAACTTCATGGTCCTCACAGCCCTGCCCTTTACCATGATATTCTTAATCTCGTTTTTTAGAAAGATTGCTCACATTTTCGTTGAAGACCTTGAATCATTTATTCTTagccaagtaaacaaaaataCTTTTGCATCTTTCAAAAACCTTAGCCCTTTCACTAAATCAGGAGCTAGGTGAGGCACTTGTTCTAGAACAGATTCCTGGCTCAAGAGAAAATTCTAAACGTCTGGTAACTGAGGCCACCATCACTACAAATGTCGTTTTTGTCCCCATTGAAAACTGCTGGAGTATGAAGCTGCCTCCGAGTGGAGTGATGCTGAGAATAAAAGCTCCGAACCTACATGGGTGCACACTCTTCTGTGAAATTCCACCAACTGAGACTTCATCTCTTGgtctttgaagaattttaaaagtccCTATTAAAACAGTAAGAACTATGGAAGGATAATACCTTAAACCTGTAGGTGGGTAAGAAGCAACTTTAATGTGCTAAAGAATATAAGCCCATTATGGTGTTGGAAACGGTCTAAATTCctggtgaaagaaagaaagggttcTTCCAGCAGAGAGGTGTGGGAAGTGGGGAAGGGTCAAAACCAGCTTGACCGACTTCTAGTTTTGCTGCATTTGAATCCTGCTCATGGAAAACCACGAGAAGCCTGATCAATGAGGGTGAACAGAAAGCAGCCTTTAAAATGTGAGAAACAACGGTCAGAAATTAGAGACTTGGTAACTTCCATACCTAGAAAAACCCTGgaacaaacaaagaaaataatcaacagACAAGGATTTTAGGACACAGAGGGCAATCTATCAGCCTGACAATGAAGAATACAATGTCAGACAAACCTAATTTCCTGTTCTGACAGAGCAACAAACCCAGCAGTTTGGAGAAAGTAATAAATGTGCTGtattcccagatggcgctagtgctaaagaacccgcctgccagtgcaggagacagaggagacaggagtttgatccctggggtcaggaaaatcccctggagaaggaaatggcaacccactccagtattctggcctggagaatcccaaggacaaaggagcctggcaggctacaatccatgttttggcaagagtcggacacaactgaagtgacttaggacggATACAGGTGGTGGGTCTTTACATTGTGTCCCCAGGGTGAGGGAGAAAGATCCTGAAACAGTTTGCCAGTAGTGGGCACCCCAGAACTGAGCCAGACCCCCAAGCACAGCAACTGCAACTGCATGGTCACTTAAAGCCTACCACAAATGGCATGGTCATTCAAGTTCTGTTACTGTTGTTCAAGATTTGAGATGATTCTTACATAGGCTTTAAAGGTCTTACACAGGAATTTTACCTCAGCCCTGAGCTTTCACTGCTAGTGCTGGAAGGAACCTAGAATTTGTCCACTGTAATTGAACTAACTGCCTGTCAACCAAGGAATCAGtataaaagagattttaaatcAGAAACTAAGTAAAAAGCTAAACTATTTATTGATAAGCACAAACTAGAAACCTAAGAAATTAGTAAATGAAATTGAAGAAGTACACATCAGAGCAAATCCAAAGACAGGAAATCTTTTATCTGTTAATGATTTTTGCGTTAACTTATAACCAACATCTCAATTTTTCAAACATCAGCCCTGCCAGGCACTATCAGTCAATTAACTGACCCCCTCCTTTCCCTGTCACCCTCTTGACAGACTTTCCACAGGTTTTATAAAGTCGGTTATGTACAGAACTGCTTGGTTTTCCTTTCAACATGTTTAAGAATTCTTACAATCTCGCCAGGGTAAAGATAGTCCTTTCAGTTATACCCAGCTGTCTAATCAATGTGAGCCCCACATtatcttgttttatttcattgctCATCTCAGCTCCCTGCTGAGACTGTATCCAACAGAGATACAGGTAGATGTAGATGGAGATAGACTGAATTTTGTTCCTctcttccccaaattcatatgcttaAGTCCTAACCCAGAAATATGACAGTAACTGCAGATGGGGTCTTTAAGGAggtaactaaaataaaaagtcataagGGCCAAGCTCTATTTcagtctgactggtgtccttagaagaTCATGTGATgtcacaatgagaagcctcaaaagaaaccaaccctgccaacCCATTGATCTTGggcttctaacctccagaacttagaaaaacaatttgttgtttaagctacccagtttgtggtatttgGCTATGGCAGCCcgagccacccaagacagatgaaaAGCGTTAGGCCAAGCTGGATTCAAACTTGCTACTTGTTATCTGTATGGCATTAGATGAGTCACTGCATcttcctgagtctcagttttcccatctgtaaaatggggataagaatatcctctggtggtggtggtgatagtgTGACCAttaaagaatatgtatgtatgctGAGTCATGGGGAGAGAAGGAGGTCCCTGAATAAATGGACTCTTAAAAAAAAGCACTACCCTCAATGCAAGTATGTTTGCATAGATCCTGATTTTTTATCCTAGTTAAGGTTTTATTGGCTTAACTAAACCAGAGAAACGTTTTCAGTTAAAATTCAGCCTTTAAAGCTCAGAAACCTTCTTTTCTTGCTGTTTGAAGTTGCTGTATTTTCTTCCCAAGCTCATTTCAAACTGTTCTGCCCCTCAGTGCCAGATAGAAAGCTTCCTGAAGTATTAAGTGCACTCACATAAAAAAGGATTTCCTCAGTTAATTTCCATTTTAACTGACTCCTTTTAGAAGTTAGTGTGTCAAAATTAAGATCCGCATATTCAGGTCAGAGATCTGCTCATGCTGAAAGAAGCACTGAACCTCATCAGAGCTTCCCTCTCTCTGCAAAGCCTTTATCAGAACCTCCCTTTcccatcagggcttcccaggtctctcagcggtaaagaatccgcctgccaatgcaggagatgcaggttcaacccccgggcagggaagatgccctggagaaggaaatggcaacccactccagtattcttgcctggagaatcccatggaccctggtgggctacagtccattgggtcgccaagagtcagacacgactgagcacgctcACATGCACACCCTTTGCCGTTAGGCAGAATCGGACTGTACCTCCCACCAAGGCAATGCCTTCTAAACCAGCACACTGTCACAGGGCCAACCGGACTTCACAACAACAGATGGTATAAAGCTATCAAGACAAGGAATAAATGGAATTCAAACATTTACAGTACAAATCACATGAGATTGATTTGCTGTTGTTCTCTTTAATCAGAACCAATGCTTGCTTGTTTTAGAAACTGGTGGGCAAAAATTATGCAATAAAACCAAAAGTATATAAACACAGATCATCAGAATTAAACAAAACTCACATCCGTAATCAAGGCCAAGCACGTTTATCAGACAAGGTTCCACGTGTATTGCCCTAGAAATTTGCTCAGGAGGTTTCTCCTTGGAGAAGGCCATTTGTGGctgtgagaaaatgaaaacatatgaatTTCCAAAAATTAGCACATCAGCtagcgaccctttggactatagcccaccaggctcctgtgtccatgaaattttttaagcaagaatactggaatggcttgccatttcctcctccaggggatcttcctgacccagggacagaacttgcatctcttgtgtcccctgcattgcagacagattctttaccactgagccatcggggaagccctagACATCAGCCAGACTTCAGTTCAAATCCCATTTGGGCCTCTTGAAACCTGTATAAGTTGTAGACtgtggtactcaataaatatctgcttTCTTTATTCTCCTTCACAAGGGAGGCTAAGATTCAGGTGAAATGGTAGTGTTCTGACATCACAAATCAAGTCCTATATATTTTAACTTGTTATCCTCTGTAACAATGCTGTAACAGTGGTCCCCAATACTTTTGGCACCAAGGACCCTTTTGTGAAAGAATTTTTCCATGACagcggtggggggcggggaataGGAAGGATGGTCTCAGGTTGATTCAAGCACACTACATTTATTgcatactttatttctaatcaaATGCCGCTGATCTGACAGATCAAGGCAAGAGTCTTTGGATGGAGGTTGCGGACCTTTGCTCTATAACATTATAGATGATATTATCTATATCCTCATTAAAGGATTTGCTGAATTTTCTTCATGTCAAAAGCCGGACTAAGTGGTTCAACACATAGGGAACCAATGCTTGTACTTCAACAAAATGTTTTCACACTGCCAGTGGGTGCGATGGGTGTGCAAATTTACAGACTCACGAGGCACAGACAGATGATGTTGGCTTGCTCTTTTATTACAGTCCCTGAAGTCACTTATCTGCTGTGGATAAGCAGAAGTGGCAAGAAGGTGACAGATGCAGTAAAGGATTCTAGATAATCGTAGGTTGCCAGGTCACGATcagaaacaggagatggcagggtAAGGTGACAAATGAAGGCCAGAAATAGAAACCAGAGTCACTTGGCCAGGCCAAGCCAGAGATAGAGTGAAGAGAAGCTCTCAGGCCTACAGAATTGGCAAACACTGAAGAGCCTTGTGTATGTAAACACgcagcacagaatcttaactgcTCCCTGGCATGAAAGCACTGCTCCTGACTTATTTGAATTCTAACTATTAATTTCCGTTTCCTCCAATCTATGAAGTACAGCTGAGATTACTGGCTATGGACTTTGAAATCAAAGTGAGGCTCTTAGCTGAGACAGTTCACCGTGATGAGAGTCACCTGAAATCAGGACACATTGTTCTCCAATTTTATACACTCAAAAAGCATCCAGCTCTGTACACACAACAACTATAGTGATAATTATTAGTAAATCATGTTGGACTGCATTTCATTCCTAGCTGGTCTTTAATGTACACAGGGCGAGTGTTGGGATAGGGTGCAGAAAGTAAGTTCCAAAATATGTCTGGCCTTGGAATGAAGTTTATGGTGCTAACTGGGGATCCTGGAGGCAGTATCATAAACTCCATGATAACATTAATTGTAACAATGAATTACAATTGACAATATAACCATCCTTGCTGTCGTATAGGATGGAGGATCTTTTGCAGTGATGTTTTTCCCAAGCTACTCTGGTGAATCCCAGAACAGTgggatgctttttaaaatgaagactttGTGCTCCCACTCCTAGAGATTCTAATTCATTAGGTCTAGCTCAGAAATCTCCATTTTCACCAAGCACCCTAAGTGGATGCAAATACTCTTATGGACCATACTTTGGAAAATACTGAGCATtggcacacacaaaaaagaaatttccTATTTCAGACAAACCCATTGAGTCTTTCTGCTGGATGTGGATTTTAAATGGAATCACAGAAGTACTCTAAACACTGGATTTGGCTTGCCCACTGGTCTTTGGATGACATGCAATGCTAAACTAAGGACATATGATGCCAGGTTTAAGAGTCTCATAGACCAACTGTAACATCTCCACCAACCCTCAGCCTTTGGTTCTCTTGCAGATTCTAACCCACTGAATGCCTGGTCAAGACACAGTTGGGGTCAGAAAAATAACCGCAAATGATTTGTGCTATTCTACCATCAACATTTCACCTGCAAACACATCCAGGAAATCTGGCTCCATGTTAAGTTGAATATTAAAAAGGTCAAAAATTTGATTTAACTCAAAAATAATTCTCCTTGTCTAGGAACCCAACTAACACCcactttattattcatttaattgagttccctggtggctcagatggtaaagaatccgcctgcaatgtgggggacctagattggatccctaagttgggaagatctcctggaggaaggcatggcaacccactctagtattcttgcccggagaatcccatggacagaggagtcatggggtcacaaagagttggacacgattgagtgccTACTAGGAAACAAGCTATTGCGGTACAAAGCAATGATCCTAGTACTTAATATTTATTCAATTCCAAGTGCTGTGCTAAGCTCTCTATATGCATTATCTGGTCTGCACCACAATCCTAGAAGTACCACTATTATTCCCACTGACGGGTAAACAAACAGGTCCACGGCCACATTGTAAGTGGTAGAACTGGGATTTCACCACTGGTCAGAGCACACATGCTGAACCACTCCACTGTCAATTACATTAGCACTGTTTACGGATTAGAGGTTCACAAAAAGCGGTCTTCAGGCCAACAGCGTTGTTAGCACTAACTGTAATTCTTAGAGTCCAGTTCTGGGGGCCCACCTCAGACGTAATGAATCCAAGCTCTGAGTGTGGGGCCAAATGATCTGTTCAACAAGTCCTTCAGGTGCTTCTCATAGGCACCAAAATCTGAGAAGCATCGAATTAGAGAACCAGCTATGGAAACCAGTGAGCCTTGGAGACTGACTCAAGGTCTTGGGTTGGGCCATCACTACTGGCTTAATGTCGGCACAACTGCCCCATGGGAAAAGCAGAACCTCAAAGTCGGGGGCCCGTTGTCCCTCGAGGCCCTGACATTCTAAAGGACACTTTATCCCACAAGTGCAGTAAGAACTAACGTTCCCCTGGCTAACAAGTCAAACTATCATTCAGGCATCCATTTGCTCATCCATTCACTCCCCAAGTATTTAAGAACGAGGAACTAAGGGTCCATAAAAGGTACAT from Cervus elaphus chromosome X, mCerEla1.1, whole genome shotgun sequence encodes the following:
- the LOC122689183 gene encoding COP9 signalosome complex subunit 9-like, which codes for MESRLREKMKPAVDEMFPKGAGPYVDLDEAGGSTGLLMDLAANEKAVHADVFNDFEDLFDDDDIQ